GGGTCGGGGCGGCCGCCAGTCGCCAGCGACCACCAGCAGCGTGGGCGATCGTCTGCGCCAGTCGCGGGTGTCGAAGCGGGTGGTTCGGTCATCGGCTCGGATGGGACGAGATCGGACGGCGAGGCTGGTCGCCCCGAGCGTACTCTGGCACGCAGTCGGGCGTCGGGGTAGGCTGCCGGCATGGCCACCCCCGTCCGTGTCTATCTGGGTCCGGGCGCCTCGGGTTCAGCCGCCACGATGGAGCCCCTCGCCGCCGGGCTCCGCGCTCGCGGCGTCGATGCCGTGGCCATCGACCTCCCGAAGCGTCGGGCGGAGGCCGCCGTCCACGCCCTGCTCGCGATCGCCCCGCCGGGCGATCACGTGGTCGTCGGCGGCCAGTCGTACGGCGG
This sequence is a window from Candidatus Methylomirabilota bacterium. Protein-coding genes within it:
- a CDS encoding alpha/beta family hydrolase, which codes for MATPVRVYLGPGASGSAATMEPLAAGLRARGVDAVAIDLPKRRAEAAVHALLAIAPPGDHVVVGGQSYGGRVASLAAAEHRYRGLICFSYPLHRPGHPDGTTRVAHWPAIACPVLL